The window atttgatttgactTGATGTCAACCTCAATGGCAACCCTATTCTTTCAACCAgttataggtaaataaataaatatattaggacaaatcacacagattgagctagccccaaagtaagttctagacttgttgttatgggatactaacttaaagatactatattttataacaaatacatatatatatatatattgataaacattcaagacccgggtcaatcagaaaaagatcattttccatcttgacccgactggggatagGTACTCAGTTTTCTAAGAACTGGACTGGGTATAACATAAAATGCATACAGGtacaataaacaaacacaacatTTAAATGCCAGTTTAATTGATCAGTTGTATTAATTACGAGATTCACTAATTTTTCGGTCACATTAAAGTATTAGAAATTctttttgacaataataatgagatgaaaaaattccgGAATCAAGCGGGAATTGGAATTAGTTAAGAGTAACTACTACTCTCTAATGAAtatactgtacgtcggcgtaagacgtaaggagatgaattaattcaacCAAAttggcatggtctcgatagctcagtggttaagagcactgtcccggatagacaggggcgcgggttcaactcccgttcgattccagaatactttcaaaaataagttaaaaagcatgtgttgCATGTTTatcaaatccatttaaattattttttactccaaaatccgtgacTATTGAATACagtctatataaaatatactgtcTACTATAAAATGCAGTCTTCTCATTCTTACATTTCAGTGTTACagataaaatagttaattgaACACTCGTCACATATTCCAGGGTTAGGCGAGGACCCACAGAGGGACGGACTCCTGAAGACACCTGAGCGCGCGGCCAAAGCTATGTTGTTCTTCACAAAGGGATACGACCAGAGTCTAGAAGGTATATaagctaaattaatataacaacataaaatactacatgttgcccggggcttcgctcccgtgggaattttgagataaaatgtagcctatagcaatcttggataatttacctttgtaatggtgaaagaatttttgaaatcggtacggtagtttcggtgattacccgcctcaaacatacaataataatagtatagatctTTTGACTGTGCACTTACGTTGttactgagaaaaaaatatggcatgatagggaccaacaccgtttgaatgagtttctttcggcatttcttctcagcagtggtcgttccgaaatgcttgtAGTTTTGTAGCttggtaaattatttaattatgaattagaATATGACGATGAAAAAGCGTCTGTGAAGGCCTATATTCtgaaaatgatttgattttgatttaagctaaaatatatcAAGCTAGTGGATATATGCATACCAAGACAAGCATAACAAGACattatactaataattatcGAAATTTCAGCTAAAATTACGTATGTCTGGGGCCTGTGGGATCTTggactaatatttttaattttaactttcaaCTTTCTGACGACCCGTAAAttgtctgtaaaaaaataatacgctTTGATGTCATTTAcgaggttaaaaataaaaagattaagtacctagatattataaaaaactagcctttgcccgcggcttcgtccgcgtgaatttctctgcaaaagcggaacagatgtgattttcataaaaactttaagaccccattatagtcatttggggattgcctatgtttgaaggggggtctttaactacatgcatactaaGTTTCAGAAGGCACTTTGCCGaagccgttggtcccggttgtatttgcagtcgttaaaacccgccaatccgcatTGGGCCCGCGTAGTTGGTCATGGCCCTTCCTTATCAATCCATAATTGGTGATGACTCCAAAAAATAAGGATTGCACTCCGGGAGCGCCGGctagtgaaaacttgaatgttAGCGTTTAGCATTTTTGACTCCTTACGAATTTTCAATCaatgtgcgtagtgcgactttgctatttacatctcactatcgagtcggtTCGCAGTGAGatgcagctaaccaatcacagtgcgccattgtgtcgcgacgacaaccacctgcaatgtgattggttcgctgcgtctcacttcgaatcgattcgatggtgaggagtgaaatgcaaacccgcactaagccctcaGGTCGCACGTGTCCttacgcgagtttaacattttttacccatcacaaaaagtgcacaacgccgccaaagaagttttcacttcgaAAGTAAAACAGAATCGATgtcaaattgttttctttgttcAGAGGTCTTAAACAACGCGATCTTCGACGAAGACACAGACGAGATGGTGGTGGTGAAGGACATCGAAATGTTCTCCATGTGTGAGCACCATCTTGTTCCATTCTACGGGAAGGTGTCCATTGGATATCTTCCGCAAGGAAAGATCCTGGGCCTTAGCAAGTTGGCTAGGTAAGAATCTATCATGCTTTTAATCTGTaggtaaaaataactttaaaattctgAAGTTTCCGCtaccagattttttttttctatatatatatatatagaaatatacatatatatatatatatatatatatatatatatatatatatatatatatatatatatatatatatatatatatatatatatatatatatatatatatatatatatatatatatatataaaagcgaaatttgggcagtagctttaggttattaagtaatgctcagataagaaaggaattttcgacctttagggtagttaaatgagggcgaaaagaaataacgaataatcccattcaaaatttcgtcaactaaagaCATTAGTAGACAGCTCAAGAGgtaaattatggttttaccctaGCGAAGTCGGCACGGGCTGCTATTGAAACATTAAACACATAGAAATTTATTGCGTGCAtccacacgttctctcttTCACACGATGCATACAAattatgggaaaaagagacagcatgtggacgttggaaacgtgctacgtatttgtatgtttcgtggtaggcctccAGTTGACTAAATCCAAAACGTTAGACACCTTAATCCATTTAATCGACTGTGACcacattttattagtataatacttatttacatgttattaaacaaaagtcttatgtcgcgtctgtctgtctgttcgcgataaactcaaaatctactgcacggattgtcatgctgttttcaccaatagatagcgaTATGAGAAAGGTttgggtgtataatttaatatttttttaccaaagcGTAACCGAGACGgtctagtaaaaaaatatataatagaaagtATAGAGATAGaatactttcaaataaataaataaattcattatgtattaaatGGTGATGGCGCTAATGTGCAGTTATATAAGGTTTTAATCTGCaggttaatatataagtttgtggttataattaactttaaccttttttttacaagcttttattagtttcacctgtccctttgtctgtctgtaataaatCTTAgagcaagttagatttctcctacttccagttgaccgagagttgaaatttcttacgtcgcttcagtttccatgaccaatgcattattatgataagtatgacCTGATGCTGCAGCCCGGATCGGCTCCAAACGAGGCAACTCaacggacatgggttttttgtcagacgttaaatgccataagatctttttgacgacaataaaagcttgtggaaaaaatagaaaactaaaatactttttaacaaCATTCTTTATTATCTAGTAAATGGTGATAgtgtgtatttttaagttaaggTTAAAGCATCATATTGCTATATGATGCTTTAACctcaacttaaaaaaaaaaatatattattgaccgagcgatCTAACATTCTATTTGGAGCGAAAACTTTCGAAACGtaggtccgattttgatgagatttaaAACGTATGTAGGATccgtcaatagaatttttaaattcgttggtcatcaaaatcggttaagtagtttttgaaatttagtcTAGTTCTAGTGTTGACCAGCCAGCGTGATTCCAGGATCGTGGAGATCTTTTCCCGGCGGCTGCAGGTGCAGGAGCGGCTGACGAAGCAGGTCGCCGTCGCCGTCACGCAGGCCGTGCGGCCCGCCGGCGTCGCCGTCGTCATCGAGGGAGTGTAAGTATTTTacatttcttataaatatttataagtattccTCACTACACATATTACTAgattttgctcgcggcttcgcccgcgtgaatttcatagtaaaatgtggttattttttagaataatgatgaagagtatgtttaccaattttcagctattttgaaatttgtattaagttccatacaatctttcaaccccttttgaagggattgagggttaatttttagaaaaaattgatacaagtttttcacccctttctcCCCCTTCGAGGTAGAATTActaaaaatcctctcttagtgtaCAGTACACCTCACACTCCAAAGGGAACCTACAAgtcaaatttcagcttcctacgcccagtagtttctgctgtacgttgtctgacGGCTGTCAGTCAGTCAAGTCACTCAAGTAACgcaagaattttatatatatagattacactatatagtataggtaggtactaacaGTTTATCCGCGGCGTTGCCCGCTTAAATGCCCTCGGGAATAGTTTtttttcgtattaaaatgaaattgggATTTATTACTATCGGGGACGCCTGCGCGAGCACCAAACGGGTGATCAGTCCTCCCATACTGGAAGCAATTCACCCAGatggaatgaatgaaataaaatatccatagcgcaattaaaataaacacagcgccatcttgtgtttttattgcaaagttttttttattagcatttagcgctacctataatagaatacaggATTTTCGCAAATCCAAcggaacaatagttttttccaggatgaaatcTCCATACTCTTAACTATAAGATATAATAAGAATGTTGAATAGATAActcgtgaaaataaataaataaataaataaatatattgggacaaatcacacagattgagctagtcccaaagtaagttcgagacttgtgttatgggatactaactcaacgatactatattttataataaatacatatataaatcaacatccaagacccgggccaatcagaaaaagaccattttccatcatgacccgaccggggatcgaacccgggacctctcggttcagtggcaagaatcttaccactgcgccaccgaggttgtcaacaaaaaaacaaacttacttttgcaaatataatattagttgggattttcATTCTGGGTGGATAATGCAGCAACTGTTCagactttaaatattattacaactaTATTTTTAGTGAGAcggatagaatttaaaatattcaacttaactttaacaaatatgataaaatgatTCCAGTCACATGTGCATGGTGATGCGCGGAGTCCAGAAGATCAACAGCAAGACGGTGACGTCGACCATGCTGGGCGTGTTCCGCGACGACCCCAAGACCCGGGAGGAGTTCCTCAACCTCGTTCACTCCAAGTGAGCCCGCGAAATGTGACACTGACGTTtgtaatgttttctttttgcttttttttttctttttctgcgTTCGTCTTTCAGccagtttgttttttattttatttttgtaggttTGGTATGTTTTTTGCCCAAATAATaagcgttttattttttaatacgccattttttgttttatatatttagacattttggttattattgataatttaagTTGAAATTGTGTACcagagtttattttattttttgactaatttattttaactctATAACATTCattattacagttttttttttcgttagtTACTGGCtgaattaagttatttttcatCACTTTTTTCGTTTAAGAAAAATGTTGCAAAcgtctatatttaaataatttaaagcaGTTTACACATGgaaattatttgaaagtatTAATTAGTAACGATTTTCCttacaatgaaaattatagtgccaatttataataatttaagtatcGCTTTTCTAAAATAGCTCAATTCGaaacagtatttatttttaaacgacAAACTGCCTTAGTTTTAACTTTCTTTCTGcgagatttttattattataattatgtgctttttaatacttttcttgctttaatttctctttttttcttgtatccattctaattttaagtaaatttaagatatatttgtataatttgagagatttttatacaacatgacaataattttgtagtttatttaataagttggAGATCttggtttaaatatattgcCCAAGAACCATGGTCTTCAagcattttgataataaattatatttacttattaaattatacaaagttCAGTACAAagactttatattttataaaatattaataaattatataaatattcgatATATGTGGACCAAGTTttgattttcttattttttttattttgcaaaaatctCAAGTAATTAATGGCTGATTCTTGACATTTTTgccaaaattatgtttttattattgtttaataaatatttttttttattaaaaaagacaTCCATGAAGTTGCCTTAACATGTGAACGtatgaattttgataaaatgtgtttaagCAGTGTAATTGGAATATTTatggtttttttataaataaatttatttttagttcacaaatgttgtttttcttattttcccGCTGCATTTTCCTTTTCGTGATTTTTTCAAGTATTTGTTGCTATTAATGAATTAGAGGGTGAATTTTTAAACACCAACTAAAATTTCGCAATATGTGGCCCTCCAAATCGAAAGGGACTTAGCCATTACTGCccttgttttgtattggaacaacggcaataaagacctaagtgccagccgccataaggtcccttttgatttgaacGGCCACGTATGCTAATAGAATACATCTActtctttaattaaaatccgACTAATATCATacatacgaaagtttgtgagcatCTTTGTTactcacgcaaaatctactggacggattgctatgaaatctggtacacgggtagaatataacctggaataacacataggtatttttcatgccgaattttccacgggaggAATCCCAATAGTGGTTATATAAGTTCGATCAGATGTTCCGCCAATTTGTATGGGAgagtaaaattttttttcagacaAAACAACGTGTACATGAAAAACCTGTGTGGCCGCGCGGCTTTGGGACACAGCGGGCATAGAAGCAACCTATAACATTACAGaccaatatatatatccttatgcttacatataataaaaagaagtccttgtaccacgtctgtctgtctgtaagaAAACGATAGGTCGTCATACTTTAAGTTtacatatgtacttatgtattattatttctacaacaaaataataagcgaaataataacaataaatttgaaattttctgAGTTCGATCAGGAAgattatgttttttgtattctgtcaaaattattttattataataaatcgaataaacttaatagatatatgtataaagatAAATCCTTGAAGATATGCTGATTGTAACCCCGTCCTGAATAGTTAACATGTTGGAGAAAAGCCAACCAGCCTCCTTCACATCGTCACCTGCAATGACGATGAGTCGTGAAGCCTTAAAGGTTCTTACCGTATGTTTTCGCCTTGTACTCCAGCACGGTGACTGTACGTGTCAACCAAACTCGACGTTCCGCTATGATAATGTTTCTTActcttttcataatatatactaaCCGTTATAAGAGTCAGGATTTGTTATGACACCAAAGCTGTGTAGTAAAATTGAGACATAAAACATCTAGCtagataactatatatatttcaaaaaagtctaaatatattttttatttccttataCCATATTATCAAATACACAGATGTAcctaaacaaaaatagatcattaattattgttgttaaagtgatatattaaattatttcaattaaaattcaagGATTTCCTTTTTAACACACTGAGAAGCTGAATTTGTGGtccccgccctagaatagatcCTAGGACAAGATAAGTAGTCTTAGGCTCATGGATGTATACGATGCAAGGAAGTCTGGACAGCTGATAAGCAACATCGACCTTCCCGGGTTTCGTGGCCTAACAGCCCCGAATGTAACCTGAAATATGCAAGGATaagagatatatttttattagattccACTAACAAATTCAAGAAATTGATCCAATGATTGACTGTAAGTTTAGTCCAACTCTTGTacttttacaattatattgtgcaatatagttttaataaataaataactcgtTATATGCATACAATTTCGAAGTAAACACTTTTATCCCAGAAAGTAGATAAGGTTTAACCTTGAATTATTCTCGTTAAGATAACCAGGTCGTGTAGTTCAACTAAGTCAAGCTGTTAACTTTAAGTCTTATTTCGGCCAGTACTTAGTGGACTGTTTGGTGTTGCATTCATTCGGTGAGTAGCATCTTTATTTTTGGAAtctgattaatttattatttgaatattaaatttaaatataaaaaagtacttatttcGAACAGCACGCAAACGATGTTGCGGGCACAgctaatctatacatataattaaattgtaagtgggctatgtctgcatatacatataataaactgTAAGCGCGtgtatgtctgta of the Plodia interpunctella isolate USDA-ARS_2022_Savannah chromosome 26, ilPloInte3.2, whole genome shotgun sequence genome contains:
- the Pu gene encoding GTP cyclohydrolase 1 isoform X1, which produces MASVNGKETDPVVPPSSLIRRVSSKSIRNNSISEDKENGVESNSKSFVGKFKKAPEALKSFHLNNDDEDLEVPGTPMTPRTSTTPGHENCTFHHDLELDHRPPTREALLPDMANSYRLLLTGLGEDPQRDGLLKTPERAAKAMLFFTKGYDQSLEEVLNNAIFDEDTDEMVVVKDIEMFSMCEHHLVPFYGKVSIGYLPQGKILGLSKLARIVEIFSRRLQVQERLTKQVAVAVTQAVRPAGVAVVIEGVHMCMVMRGVQKINSKTVTSTMLGVFRDDPKTREEFLNLVHSK
- the Pu gene encoding GTP cyclohydrolase 1 isoform X2, with the protein product MKELHGVVSTSQCDSNNGTLIVAKNGKKSDNGHENCTFHHDLELDHRPPTREALLPDMANSYRLLLTGLGEDPQRDGLLKTPERAAKAMLFFTKGYDQSLEEVLNNAIFDEDTDEMVVVKDIEMFSMCEHHLVPFYGKVSIGYLPQGKILGLSKLARIVEIFSRRLQVQERLTKQVAVAVTQAVRPAGVAVVIEGVHMCMVMRGVQKINSKTVTSTMLGVFRDDPKTREEFLNLVHSK